The genomic DNA CGAAGTTTTTGGAATTGACGATGCAAACCAATCCGGAAATGTCAGCCTTGCAGAGTACGCATTGACCCCGGTCACGAAAGAAGACTGCCTTTTGAACCCAAGTTGGTATATGCCGACGCGCGAAGACACCATCACGCTTGAATGCGTCGCGTGATTCGTCCGGAATCTCATGCAGTGTCAACGAAGCGATCTCGCGAGCCATCATGGCGTTGAACAGGCGCATCAAGCCGCGATTGGAAAACAGAATGAAAAACAGCTCCGCGACCACGCGTTCGAGAAGGTTTCCGATCGCCCCTTCACGCTGCAAATTTTGGAAATACTCGTAGACATCATCAGTATTTGCATCGTCGAAAGACGTGGAGTTGTCCGAGAGCCATTCGTCAAACGATCGATGATCGATAGCGTGGTAGTTCAATGCCCGATTCACCGGCAGTGCGTGGTTGTTCGGTCGCATCGTTTCTGGCATGCATTCGAATCGCTTTTCTTCGTTACGTAGTTCAGCGAGATCGATGTTGCGGAGATCCTCGAAGAAAACGGATTCAACGATGAATTCGATGAACGAGTGAAACGCTGAATGTTTGGGGAACGGCTCAAGGAAGTTGAGATACCGTTCGTCGCCGTAGAAGTCGTTGAGGTTGCGAATGTACGCAGACTGATCGTGCAGAATGTTGCGAATCACGTTGGCGAAGTAA from Rosistilla carotiformis includes the following:
- a CDS encoding HNH endonuclease, whose amino-acid sequence is MHVDRQYIEAKYFETYYFANVIRNILHDQSAYIRNLNDFYGDERYLNFLEPFPKHSAFHSFIEFIVESVFFEDLRNIDLAELRNEEKRFECMPETMRPNNHALPVNRALNYHAIDHRSFDEWLSDNSTSFDDANTDDVYEYFQNLQREGAIGNLLERVVAELFFILFSNRGLMRLFNAMMAREIASLTLHEIPDESRDAFKRDGVFARRHIPTWVQKAVFFRDRGQCVLCKADISGLVCIVNSKNFDHIVPLSHGGLNDVSNIQLLCASCNNDKRDYNTSTSDVYEAWY